One window of the Eschrichtius robustus isolate mEscRob2 chromosome X, mEscRob2.pri, whole genome shotgun sequence genome contains the following:
- the CXCR3 gene encoding C-X-C chemokine receptor type 3 produces the protein MSWCVSVNLKFLIEGVTFKAFTGSVPSLPPQMSERQEFPASDFAFLLENSSYDYGENESDSCCASPPCPQDFSLNFDRAFLPVLYSLLFMLGLLGNGAVAAVLLSQRAALSSTDTFLLHLAVADALLVLTLPLWAVDAAVEWVFGSGLCKVAGALFNINFYAGALLLACISFDRYLSIVHATQLYRRGPPTRVALTCVAVWGLCLLFALPDFIFLSAHHDKRLNATHCQYSFPQVGRTALRVLQLVAGFLLPLLVMAYCYARILAVLLVSRGQRRLRAMRLVVVVVVAFALCWTPYHLVVLVDTLMDLGAVARNCGRESSVDVAKSVTSGMGYMHCCLNPLLYAFVGVKFRERMWILLMRLGCPDQRGHQRQPPASRRDSSWSETTEASYSGL, from the coding sequence atgtcgtggtgtgtatctgttaatctcaaattccTAATCGAAGGAGTGACTTTTAAGGCCTTCACAGGCTctgtgccctccctccctccacagaTGAGTGAACGCCAAGAGTTCCCAGCCTCGGATTTTGCCTTCCTCCTGGAAAACTCTTCCTATGACTACGGAGAAAACGAGAGTGACTCCTGCTgcgcctccccaccctgcccgcaGGACTTCAGCCTCAACTTCGACCGGGCCTTCCTGCCCGTCCTCTACAGCCTCCTCTTCATGCTGGGGCTGCTGGGCAATGGCGCCGTGGCGGCCGTGCTGCTGAGCCAGCGGGCGGCCCTGAGCAGCACCGACACCTTCCTGCTGCACTTGGCCGTGGCTGACGCGCTGCTGGTGCTGACGCTCCCGCTCTGGGCGGTGGACGCGGCCGTCGAGTGGGTCTTCGGCTCCGGCCTCTGCAAAGTGGCGGGTGCCCTCTTCAACATCAACTTCTACGCGGGGGCCCTCCTGCTGGCCTGCATCAGCTTCGATCGGTACCTGAGCATCGTGCACGCCACCCAGCTCTACCGCCGGGGGCCCCCGACCCGCGTGGCCCTCACCTGTGTGGCGGTCTGGGGGCTCTGTCTGCTCTTTGCGCTCCCGGACTTCATCTTCCTGTCCGCCCACCATGACAAGCGCCTCAACGCCACCCACTGCCAGTACAGCTTCCCGCAGGTGGGCCGCACGGCCCTGCGCGTTCTGCAGCTGGTCGCCGGGTTCCTGCTGCCCCTGCTGGTCATGGCCTATTGCTATGCCCGCATCCTGGCTGTGCTGCTGGTCTCCAGGGGCCAGCGGCGGCTCAGAGCCATgaggctggtggtggtggtggtggtggcctttgccCTCTGCTGGACCCCCTACCACCTGGTGGTGCTGGTGGACACCCTCATGGACCTGGGGGCCGTGGCCCGCAACTGTGGCCGAGAAAGTAGTGTGGACGTGGCCAAGTCGGTCACGTCGGGCATGGGCTACATGCACTGCTGCCTCAACCCTCTGCTCTATGCCTTTGTGGGTGTCAAGTTCCGAGAGCGCATGTGGATCCTACTCATGCGCCTGGGCTGCCCTGACCAGAGGGGCCACCAGCGGCAGCCGCCGGCTTCCCGCCGGGATTCATCCTGGTCTGAGACCACAGAGGCCTCCTACTCAGGCTTGTGA